A region of Arabidopsis thaliana chromosome 5, partial sequence DNA encodes the following proteins:
- a CDS encoding histidine containing phosphotransfer protein (BEST Arabidopsis thaliana protein match is: HPT phosphotransmitter 4 (TAIR:AT3G16360.2); Has 1807 Blast hits to 1807 proteins in 277 species: Archae - 0; Bacteria - 0; Metazoa - 736; Fungi - 347; Plants - 385; Viruses - 0; Other Eukaryotes - 339 (source: NCBI BLink).), with protein sequence MVIKSLHVQVEEMRQSFFDEGARANRGTHDYPMHSSARKQQRQASYNIFVIIGAIKVVKELKKANTFLKAGNIEGVKGALPDIKKEHSELRAKFETYFQLMRQAGPTDVAVNSS encoded by the exons atggTGATCAAATCCCTCCATGTACAAGTTGAAGAGATGAGACAATCTTTCTTTGACGAG GGAGCGAGAGCCAATAGAGGTACCCATGATTACCCGATGCATTCTTCGGCTAGAAAGCAGCAGCGCCAGGctagttataatatttttgtaat cATCGGTGCTATCAAAGTTGTTAAGGAACTTAAGAAGGCAAACACATTTCTCAAAGCTGGCAACATAGAAGG AGTAAAAGGAGCACTGCCTGATATTAAGAAAGAGCACAGTGAACTCCGGGCAAAGTTTGAGACTTATTTCCAG TTGATGAGACAAGCTGGTCCAACAGATGTAGCTGTGAATTCAAGCTGA